A window from Micromonospora terminaliae encodes these proteins:
- a CDS encoding sensor histidine kinase: protein MPASTPSQPPTQPLAAAARVVLLALVAALTLFATRDATQLWWIALLGVAGLPAVLAPQHRLLAPISRFAEVVVLGLAASQVAADTQLTGVTGGLGASAVLPYLAVPVTVTALRRRFREGAALLVVVAATLLVSAAFTEVGGEPQLGQPGYLAVCAQWLILAGLGLYTAGMLQRVLRVRGEGKPQPYAEATRLLTQLRTVARQLPGATLDPGGISEHLLEELRVVAKTDRGAVLSASGGGRLVVLAQIGADRVDWETTLDADSAIADAWASQQPTTSARSQARSRASGEVSALIVPLVAGVRTVGLVVVEADTAHAYPPPVVSRVTALTGPAALRLEAALLFDEVRSLATNEERQRLAREIHDGVAQELVMVGYGIDNALATVHDDAEETADSLRTLRQEVTRVITELRLSLFELRSEVDRHGGLAAAIAEYARTVGASGGLRVHLSLDESTARLPAATEAELLRIAQEAVTNARKHAGASNLWVTCEVDPPYAQIEVSDDGHGIGDQRPDGHYGLAIMAERAERIRGRLEIRPRQPSGTTVAVVLGSSPRRDKVRGSAAAEGE, encoded by the coding sequence GTGCCCGCCTCGACACCCAGCCAGCCACCGACGCAGCCCCTCGCGGCAGCGGCCCGCGTGGTCCTCCTCGCGCTGGTCGCCGCCCTGACCCTGTTCGCCACCCGCGACGCCACCCAGCTGTGGTGGATCGCCCTGCTCGGCGTCGCCGGGCTGCCCGCCGTGCTGGCTCCCCAGCACCGCCTGCTCGCCCCGATCAGCCGCTTCGCGGAGGTGGTGGTCCTCGGGCTGGCGGCCAGCCAGGTCGCCGCCGACACCCAGCTCACCGGGGTCACCGGCGGGCTGGGCGCCTCGGCGGTGCTGCCGTACCTCGCCGTGCCGGTCACCGTGACCGCGCTGCGCCGGCGGTTCCGCGAGGGCGCGGCGCTGCTCGTGGTCGTGGCGGCCACGCTGCTGGTCAGCGCGGCCTTCACCGAGGTGGGCGGTGAGCCGCAGCTCGGCCAGCCCGGCTACCTGGCGGTCTGCGCGCAGTGGCTGATCCTGGCCGGCCTCGGCCTCTACACCGCCGGCATGCTCCAGCGGGTGCTGCGGGTCCGCGGCGAGGGCAAGCCCCAGCCGTACGCGGAGGCCACCCGGCTGCTCACCCAGCTGCGCACGGTCGCCCGCCAGCTCCCCGGCGCCACCCTGGACCCGGGCGGGATCTCCGAGCACCTGCTGGAGGAACTGCGGGTGGTGGCGAAGACCGACCGGGGCGCCGTGCTGTCCGCCAGCGGGGGCGGCCGGCTCGTGGTGCTCGCCCAGATCGGCGCGGACCGGGTGGACTGGGAGACGACGCTCGACGCGGACTCGGCCATCGCCGACGCCTGGGCCAGCCAGCAGCCGACCACGTCGGCCCGCTCGCAGGCCCGCTCCCGGGCTTCCGGCGAGGTCTCGGCGCTGATCGTGCCGCTGGTCGCCGGGGTGCGCACGGTCGGCCTCGTGGTCGTCGAGGCGGACACCGCGCACGCGTACCCGCCGCCGGTGGTGTCCCGGGTGACCGCGCTGACCGGCCCGGCCGCGCTGCGCCTGGAGGCCGCGCTGCTCTTCGACGAGGTGCGCTCGCTGGCCACCAACGAGGAGCGGCAGCGGCTGGCCCGGGAGATCCACGACGGGGTCGCCCAGGAGCTGGTGATGGTCGGCTACGGCATCGACAACGCCCTGGCCACCGTGCACGACGACGCCGAGGAGACCGCCGACTCCCTGCGCACGCTCCGCCAGGAGGTCACCCGGGTCATCACCGAGCTGCGGCTGAGCCTGTTCGAGCTGCGCAGCGAGGTGGACCGGCACGGCGGGCTGGCAGCGGCCATCGCCGAGTACGCCCGCACCGTCGGCGCCTCCGGCGGGCTGCGGGTGCACCTGTCCCTGGACGAGTCCACCGCCCGCCTGCCCGCCGCCACCGAGGCCGAGTTGCTGCGCATCGCGCAGGAGGCGGTGACCAACGCGCGCAAGCACGCCGGGGCGTCGAACCTGTGGGTCACCTGTGAGGTGGATCCCCCGTACGCGCAGATCGAAGTGTCGGATGACGGTCACGGCATCGGCGACCAGCGCCCCGACGGGCACTACGGTCTTGCGATCATGGCCGAGAGGGCGGAACGTATCCGGGGCCGGTTGGAGATCAGGCCGCGGCAACCCAGCGGCACGACCGTGGCGGTGGTACTCGGCTCCTCGCCCCGGCGCGATAAGGTGCGCGGCAGCGCAGCAGCAGAAGGGGAGTAA
- a CDS encoding response regulator transcription factor, with protein MTTSPTPATRTKVLLVDDHDLIRKGLRHAFERDRQFEVVGEAATAAEGVRQAGALQPDVVIMDLRLPDGSGLEATRALRKSSASMGIVVLTMYAGDDQLFGALEAGASAFVPKTAPADEVVAAARHAASSPSAFTAADLAEAMKRRLAPSGPQLSPREGQVLRLLADGMSVAGIAKQLFVSESTAKTHISKLYEKLGAANRAQALMTALRLGLLEAPDAPKF; from the coding sequence ATGACCACCAGCCCGACACCGGCCACCCGGACCAAGGTTCTCCTTGTCGACGATCACGATCTGATCCGCAAGGGTCTGCGGCACGCCTTCGAGCGGGACCGGCAGTTCGAGGTCGTGGGCGAGGCCGCCACGGCCGCGGAGGGCGTGCGCCAGGCCGGCGCGCTCCAGCCGGACGTAGTGATCATGGACCTGCGGCTGCCCGACGGCAGCGGCCTGGAGGCCACCCGCGCCCTGCGCAAGTCCAGCGCGTCGATGGGCATCGTCGTGCTCACCATGTACGCGGGCGACGACCAGCTCTTCGGCGCCCTGGAGGCGGGGGCGAGCGCGTTCGTGCCGAAGACCGCCCCGGCCGACGAGGTGGTGGCCGCCGCCCGGCACGCCGCCTCCTCCCCCAGCGCCTTCACGGCGGCCGACCTGGCCGAGGCGATGAAGCGCCGGCTGGCCCCGTCCGGCCCGCAGCTCTCCCCCCGTGAGGGCCAGGTGCTGCGGCTGCTCGCCGACGGCATGAGCGTCGCCGGCATCGCCAAGCAGCTGTTCGTCAGCGAGTCGACCGCCAAGACGCACATCTCGAAGCTCTACGAGAAGCTCGGCGCCGCCAACCGCGCCCAGGCGCTGATGACCGCGCTGCGGCTGGGGCTCCTGGAGGCCCCGGACGCGCCGAAGTTCTGA
- a CDS encoding SAM-dependent methyltransferase has product MQRPDWAPETIDIERPSVARMYDYYLGGSHNFAADRAAARAMVEAVPEAPLMAQANRAFLRRAVQFLAESGVRQFLDIGSGIPTVGNVHEIAQRIDPESRVVYVDVDPVAVAHSREILAGNDRTAVVQEDLRRPEAILRHPDVLRLLDFAQPVAVMIVAVLHFIPDADRPEDCLRTLRKALAPGSHLVMSQASDDGRAGTGERAEAERVYRRTDNQLFIRSRAELTALFDGFELVDPGVVWVPQWRPDTPEQAENAEQAVFMGGVGRLGG; this is encoded by the coding sequence ATGCAGCGGCCGGACTGGGCACCCGAGACCATCGACATCGAGCGCCCCAGCGTGGCCCGCATGTACGACTACTACCTCGGCGGTTCGCACAACTTCGCGGCCGACCGGGCCGCCGCCCGGGCCATGGTGGAGGCCGTCCCGGAGGCCCCGCTGATGGCCCAGGCCAACCGGGCCTTCCTCCGTCGGGCGGTCCAGTTCCTGGCCGAATCCGGGGTCCGCCAGTTCCTCGACATCGGCTCCGGCATCCCGACCGTGGGCAACGTGCACGAGATCGCCCAGCGGATCGACCCGGAGTCCCGGGTGGTCTACGTCGACGTCGACCCGGTCGCCGTGGCACACAGCCGGGAGATCCTGGCCGGCAACGACCGGACCGCCGTGGTGCAGGAGGACCTGCGCCGGCCGGAGGCGATCCTCCGCCATCCCGACGTGCTCCGGCTGCTGGACTTCGCCCAGCCCGTCGCCGTGATGATCGTGGCCGTGCTGCACTTCATCCCCGACGCGGACCGCCCGGAGGACTGCCTGCGGACGCTGCGCAAGGCACTGGCCCCCGGCAGCCACCTGGTCATGTCGCAGGCCAGCGACGACGGCCGGGCCGGCACCGGCGAGCGGGCCGAGGCCGAGCGGGTCTACCGGCGTACCGACAACCAGCTCTTCATCCGCAGCCGGGCCGAGCTGACCGCGCTGTTCGACGGCTTCGAGCTGGTCGACCCGGGCGTGGTCTGGGTGCCGCAGTGGCGGCCGGACACCCCGGAGCAGGCGGAGAACGCCGAGCAGGCGGTCTTCATGGGTGGCGTCGGGCGGCTCGGTGGGTGA
- a CDS encoding putative bifunctional diguanylate cyclase/phosphodiesterase codes for MTQAQLEALLQRLTERLALALRADPFDLRIGQQVGAELVQSHIASAEGLGRTIEVIQLRLVRDLDLAVDDVEDRMARLLATVATGYARALRDRTLDEQEAIRRAAMMARAQAEQALRDSEARFRHQATHDPLTALPNRTLFTERLTAAITAPGRGADRIGVCFLDLDRFKVVNDSLGHQIGDSLLVSVARRLRRALGEHLVARLGGDEFVILVERAGCTEDVVKVAEAALAAVSEPVLVDGHELTVSASIGIVERQVADTSPLELMRAADSTLHWAKAAGGARWSLFDADRNRRELARYALSAAIPAALDRGEFYLDYQPLTGLRDGRVVGMEALVRWRHPELGVLRPDSFIPLAEETGLIVRLGSWVLAEACREACTWAAGPGGAPFVSVNLAVRQLHRPELVQEVQGVLGRTGLPAERLQLEITESTMMSTVAEPVRALRVLADLGVRVAIDDFGTGYCNLAYLRDLPVSELKVAGEFVAGLRAPADDPGSRTDERILASLVSLAHALGLTVTAEGVETADQADRLRAIGCDAAQGWHFGRPGPAGPHLDRSPALPDTAS; via the coding sequence ATGACCCAGGCCCAGCTGGAGGCCCTGCTCCAGCGCCTCACCGAGCGGCTCGCGCTGGCGCTGCGGGCCGACCCGTTCGACCTGCGGATCGGCCAGCAGGTCGGCGCTGAGCTGGTGCAGTCGCACATCGCCTCCGCCGAGGGGCTCGGCCGCACCATCGAGGTCATCCAGCTGCGCCTCGTACGGGATCTCGACCTGGCCGTCGACGACGTCGAGGACCGGATGGCCCGGCTGCTGGCCACGGTCGCCACCGGCTACGCCCGCGCGCTGCGCGACCGCACGCTCGACGAGCAGGAGGCCATCCGGCGGGCCGCCATGATGGCCCGGGCGCAGGCCGAACAGGCCCTGCGGGACAGCGAGGCCCGGTTCCGGCACCAGGCCACCCACGACCCGCTGACCGCCCTGCCCAACCGCACGTTGTTCACCGAGCGGCTCACCGCCGCCATCACGGCGCCCGGGCGGGGCGCGGACCGGATCGGGGTCTGCTTCCTCGACCTGGACCGGTTCAAAGTGGTCAACGACTCCCTCGGTCACCAGATCGGCGACTCGCTGCTGGTGTCGGTGGCGCGGCGGCTGCGGCGGGCGCTGGGCGAGCACCTGGTGGCCCGGCTGGGCGGCGACGAGTTCGTCATCCTGGTCGAGCGCGCCGGCTGCACCGAGGACGTCGTGAAGGTGGCCGAGGCGGCCCTGGCCGCGGTGAGCGAGCCGGTGCTGGTCGACGGGCACGAGCTGACCGTGTCGGCGAGCATCGGCATCGTGGAGCGGCAGGTGGCCGACACCTCGCCGCTGGAGCTGATGCGGGCGGCGGACAGCACCCTGCACTGGGCCAAGGCGGCCGGCGGGGCCCGCTGGTCGCTGTTCGACGCCGACCGCAACCGCCGGGAGCTGGCCCGCTACGCCCTCTCCGCCGCCATCCCCGCGGCGCTCGACCGGGGCGAGTTCTACCTCGACTACCAGCCGCTCACCGGGCTGCGCGACGGCCGGGTGGTCGGCATGGAGGCGCTGGTGCGCTGGCGCCACCCCGAGCTGGGCGTGCTCCGCCCGGACAGCTTCATCCCGCTGGCCGAGGAGACCGGCCTGATCGTCCGCCTCGGCAGCTGGGTGCTGGCGGAGGCCTGCCGCGAGGCGTGCACCTGGGCGGCCGGGCCGGGCGGCGCGCCGTTCGTGAGCGTCAACCTCGCCGTACGCCAGCTGCACCGGCCCGAGCTCGTGCAGGAGGTGCAGGGGGTGCTGGGGCGCACCGGCCTGCCCGCCGAACGGCTGCAGCTGGAGATCACCGAGAGCACCATGATGAGCACCGTGGCGGAGCCGGTCCGCGCCCTGCGGGTGCTGGCCGACCTCGGCGTCCGGGTGGCGATCGACGACTTCGGCACCGGCTACTGCAACCTCGCGTACCTGCGGGACCTGCCGGTGAGCGAGCTGAAGGTGGCCGGCGAGTTCGTGGCCGGGCTGCGCGCCCCGGCCGACGACCCGGGTAGCCGCACCGACGAGCGGATCCTCGCCTCGCTGGTCTCGCTGGCGCACGCCCTCGGCCTGACCGTCACCGCCGAGGGGGTGGAGACGGCCGACCAGGCGGACCGGCTGCGCGCGATCGGCTGCGACGCCGCGCAGGGCTGGCACTTCGGGCGCCCCGGGCCGGCGGGGCCGCACCTGGACCGCTCCCCCGCCCTCCCCGACACCGCCTCCTGA
- a CDS encoding LuxR C-terminal-related transcriptional regulator gives MRVVIAEDLALLRDGLIRILEAFGCQVVAAVDNGPSVLPALIAHRPDVAVLDVRLPPTFTDEGMQAAIRARAEIPGLPVLVLSQHVEQLYARELLSDRAGGVGYLLKDRVSHVDQFVDAVRRVAGGGTVMDPEVVAQLLASRSGAGPLDELTAREREVLGLMAEGRSNAAVAARLFVTEKAVNKHINNIFSKLRMPPSGDDNRRVLAVLAYLHGEDGRRPRTPA, from the coding sequence GTGCGAGTTGTCATCGCCGAGGATCTCGCCCTCCTCCGGGACGGGCTGATCCGCATCCTGGAGGCGTTCGGCTGCCAGGTGGTCGCGGCCGTCGACAACGGACCGTCGGTGCTGCCCGCGCTGATCGCGCACCGCCCGGACGTCGCGGTGCTCGACGTCCGGCTGCCACCGACCTTCACCGACGAGGGGATGCAGGCCGCCATCCGGGCCCGCGCCGAGATCCCCGGCCTGCCGGTCCTCGTGCTGTCCCAGCACGTCGAGCAGCTCTACGCCCGGGAGCTGCTCTCCGACCGGGCCGGTGGGGTGGGCTACCTGCTCAAGGACCGGGTGTCCCACGTGGACCAGTTCGTCGACGCGGTACGCCGGGTGGCGGGCGGCGGCACCGTCATGGACCCGGAGGTGGTCGCCCAGCTGCTCGCCAGCCGGTCCGGGGCGGGGCCGCTCGACGAGCTGACCGCCCGCGAGCGGGAGGTGCTGGGCCTGATGGCCGAGGGCCGGTCCAACGCGGCGGTGGCGGCCCGGCTCTTCGTCACCGAGAAGGCGGTCAACAAGCACATCAACAACATCTTCAGCAAGCTGCGGATGCCGCCCTCCGGCGACGACAACCGGCGGGTGCTGGCCGTGCTGGCCTACCTGCACGGGGAGGACGGCCGCCGGCCGCGCACCCCCGCCTGA
- a CDS encoding sensor histidine kinase translates to MDGVRGLLRTWIRPGAVTAAQGLLIALLSLTTHVALFVLSLVSLLLIPVFGVGFALFPVATALVRYCAGLHRRLARWGGVEMATPYLPAPAGAQFGTWRRFRWVVSDPATWRDLSWLLPGAVTGAVCLAAFALPLYGLEGLLGLPLVLHLTVGFGYGPFWPIDNLAEALLCFPLGALFLAGGLAAGRWLVWLHLAFARFFLPPTRTAELALRVRQLTVTRADTVDAQAAELRRIERDLHDGAQARIVALSMSIGLAEQLVGDDPEAVRRLLAEARETSGQALAELRGLVRGIHPPVLAERGLAGAVRALALAVPLPVAVTVDLPGRPAAPVESAAYFAVAEGLANVSKHSGASRAWVELGHADGRLTIVVGDDGRGGADPAGSGLAGMGRRLAAFDGTMVVTSPAGGPTVITMELPCELSSPRISPSSGTG, encoded by the coding sequence GTGGACGGCGTACGCGGACTGCTCCGCACCTGGATCCGGCCCGGCGCGGTCACCGCGGCGCAGGGGCTGCTGATCGCCCTGCTGTCATTGACCACGCACGTCGCGCTCTTCGTGCTGTCGCTGGTGTCGCTGCTGCTGATCCCGGTGTTCGGCGTGGGGTTCGCGCTGTTCCCGGTGGCCACCGCGCTGGTCCGGTACTGCGCCGGGCTGCACCGCCGGCTGGCCCGCTGGGGCGGGGTCGAGATGGCCACGCCCTACCTGCCGGCGCCGGCGGGGGCGCAGTTCGGCACCTGGCGGCGGTTCCGCTGGGTGGTGAGCGACCCGGCCACCTGGCGCGACCTGTCGTGGCTGCTGCCCGGCGCGGTCACCGGCGCGGTCTGCCTGGCCGCCTTCGCCCTGCCGCTGTACGGCCTGGAGGGGCTGCTCGGGCTTCCGCTGGTGCTGCACCTGACCGTCGGCTTCGGCTACGGCCCGTTCTGGCCGATCGACAACCTCGCCGAGGCGCTGCTCTGCTTCCCGCTGGGGGCGCTGTTCCTGGCCGGCGGGCTGGCCGCCGGACGCTGGCTGGTCTGGCTGCACCTGGCCTTCGCCCGGTTCTTCCTGCCGCCGACCCGCACGGCCGAGCTGGCGCTGCGGGTCCGCCAGCTCACCGTCACCCGGGCCGACACGGTGGACGCGCAGGCCGCCGAGCTGCGGCGGATCGAGCGGGACCTGCACGACGGGGCCCAGGCCCGGATCGTCGCGCTGAGCATGAGCATCGGCCTGGCCGAGCAGCTCGTGGGGGACGACCCGGAGGCCGTGCGGCGGCTGCTCGCCGAGGCGCGGGAGACCAGCGGGCAGGCCCTGGCCGAGCTGCGCGGACTGGTACGCGGTATCCACCCGCCGGTGCTCGCCGAGCGCGGCCTGGCGGGCGCCGTACGCGCGCTGGCGCTGGCCGTGCCGCTGCCGGTGGCGGTGACCGTCGACCTGCCGGGCCGCCCGGCCGCGCCCGTGGAGTCCGCCGCGTACTTCGCGGTGGCCGAGGGGCTGGCGAACGTCAGCAAGCACAGCGGGGCGTCCCGGGCCTGGGTCGAGCTCGGCCACGCCGACGGGCGGCTGACCATCGTGGTCGGTGACGACGGGCGGGGCGGAGCCGACCCGGCGGGCAGCGGACTGGCGGGGATGGGACGCCGGCTGGCCGCGTTCGATGGGACGATGGTGGTGACCAGTCCGGCCGGTGGGCCGACCGTCATCACCATGGAGCTGCCGTGCGAGTTGTCATCGCCGAGGATCTCGCCCTCCTCCGGGACGGGCTGA
- a CDS encoding MMPL family transporter — translation MSPQRLAGLPAGRRGKYAVLLLWLALLVAAGPLALKLGEVQDNSTLGALPAGAESSRVVQRAEAAFPGSRHPLAIAVYVRDSGLTSADRARVEADRVAFARYADGGAVSPPVASADGRALLLSLPVSLDEERRAEAVDGLKDRLANGPPPGLRTALTGDAAAEHDVFDAFAGMDGALLLATALTVALLLLITYRSPVLWLIPLVAVAVANQLAGAVVYLLARHAGLAVDFQSQTILTVLVFGVGVDYALLLIARYREELRRHADRHAAMAAALRRSAGAVCASAATVAIGLLCLLAADLPATRGLGPVGAVGIAAALLAMTTLLPAVLVLCGRWLFWPFVPRYAPGADTRDQTADHGLWRRISGLVAGRPRAVWLGTAAALAALTLGIGNLGLGLPDDEAFTTEVGSVTGQRLIAAHYPGGSAAPAEILAAAGTADRVVAAARAVPGVAEVGAPERSADGRWVRVPAVLAAAPDSDAARDTVTRLRTAVHAVPDAHALVGGRTATVLDEERTVNRDNRVVIPLVLAVVLVILVLLLRSLVAPLLLMVSVVLSYAAAMGAAGLLLDALGHPHLFVGVPLQAFLFLVALGVDYTIFLMTRAREEVARIGHRPGVLRALTVTGGVITSAGVVLAATFGALLVLPLVPSVQMGVIVAVGILLDTLLVRSLLIPALTLDLGARTWWPGRLSRRSRRPVPPEPALVRT, via the coding sequence ATGTCCCCGCAACGCCTGGCCGGCCTGCCCGCCGGTCGCCGCGGCAAGTACGCGGTCCTCCTCCTCTGGCTGGCGCTGCTCGTGGCGGCCGGCCCGCTCGCCCTGAAGCTCGGCGAGGTACAGGACAACTCGACGCTCGGCGCGCTACCGGCCGGCGCCGAGAGCAGCCGGGTCGTGCAGCGGGCCGAGGCGGCCTTCCCCGGGTCGCGGCACCCGCTCGCGATCGCCGTCTACGTCCGCGACAGCGGCCTCACCTCGGCCGACCGGGCCCGGGTCGAGGCCGACCGGGTCGCCTTCGCCCGGTACGCCGACGGCGGCGCGGTGTCCCCGCCGGTGGCCTCCGCCGACGGCCGGGCGCTGCTGCTGTCCCTGCCGGTCAGCCTCGACGAGGAGCGGCGCGCCGAGGCGGTCGACGGGCTCAAGGACCGGCTGGCCAACGGCCCGCCACCAGGCCTGCGGACCGCGCTGACCGGCGACGCGGCCGCCGAGCACGACGTCTTCGACGCGTTCGCCGGGATGGACGGCGCGCTGCTGCTGGCCACCGCGCTCACCGTCGCCCTGCTCCTGCTGATCACCTACCGCAGCCCGGTGCTGTGGCTGATCCCGCTGGTCGCGGTGGCCGTCGCGAACCAGCTCGCCGGGGCGGTGGTCTACCTGCTGGCCCGGCACGCCGGGCTGGCCGTCGACTTCCAGAGCCAGACCATCCTCACCGTGCTCGTCTTCGGCGTCGGCGTGGACTACGCCCTGCTGCTGATCGCCCGCTACCGCGAGGAGCTGCGGCGGCACGCCGACCGGCACGCCGCCATGGCGGCCGCGCTGCGCCGCTCGGCCGGCGCGGTGTGCGCCTCGGCAGCGACCGTCGCCATCGGACTGCTCTGCCTGCTCGCGGCCGACCTGCCGGCCACCCGCGGCCTGGGCCCGGTCGGCGCGGTCGGCATCGCCGCGGCGCTGCTCGCCATGACCACCCTGCTGCCCGCGGTGCTGGTGCTGTGCGGCCGGTGGCTGTTCTGGCCGTTCGTGCCCCGGTACGCCCCCGGCGCCGACACCCGTGACCAGACCGCCGACCACGGGCTGTGGCGCCGGATCTCCGGTCTGGTCGCCGGCCGGCCGCGGGCGGTCTGGCTCGGCACGGCCGCCGCGCTGGCCGCGCTGACCCTGGGCATCGGCAACCTCGGCCTGGGCCTGCCCGACGACGAGGCGTTCACCACCGAGGTCGGCTCGGTCACCGGGCAGCGGCTGATCGCGGCCCACTACCCGGGTGGCTCGGCTGCGCCCGCCGAGATCCTGGCCGCCGCCGGGACGGCCGACCGCGTGGTGGCCGCCGCCCGCGCCGTGCCGGGCGTCGCCGAGGTGGGCGCGCCGGAACGCTCGGCGGACGGCCGCTGGGTACGGGTGCCGGCCGTGCTCGCCGCCGCGCCGGACAGCGACGCCGCCCGGGACACCGTGACCCGGCTGCGGACCGCCGTGCACGCGGTGCCCGACGCGCACGCCCTCGTGGGCGGGCGGACCGCCACGGTGCTGGACGAGGAGCGCACGGTGAACCGGGACAACCGGGTGGTCATCCCGCTGGTGCTCGCGGTCGTCCTGGTCATCCTGGTGCTGCTGCTCCGGTCGCTGGTCGCGCCGCTGCTGCTGATGGTCAGCGTGGTGCTGTCGTACGCGGCCGCCATGGGGGCCGCCGGGCTGCTGCTGGACGCGCTGGGCCACCCCCACCTGTTCGTCGGGGTCCCGCTGCAGGCGTTCCTGTTCCTGGTGGCGCTCGGTGTGGACTACACGATCTTCCTGATGACCCGGGCCCGCGAGGAGGTCGCCCGGATCGGGCACCGACCCGGCGTGCTGCGCGCGCTGACCGTCACCGGCGGGGTGATCACCAGCGCCGGCGTGGTGCTGGCCGCCACCTTCGGCGCGTTGCTGGTGCTGCCGCTGGTGCCGTCGGTGCAGATGGGCGTCATCGTGGCGGTCGGCATCCTGCTCGACACCCTGCTGGTGCGCAGCCTGCTGATCCCGGCGCTGACCCTGGACCTCGGCGCGCGCACCTGGTGGCCGGGGCGGCTGTCCCGCCGGTCGCGGCGGCCGGTCCCGCCGGAGCCGGCGCTGGTCCGCACCTGA
- a CDS encoding glycosyltransferase family 4 protein, whose translation MSRTLLITNDFPPRPGGIQSFVHNLAVRQPPGSVVVYASSWRGAAKFDADQPFEVVRERTKVLLPTPLVARRAARLARAYDCDTVWFGAAAPLGLLAAGLRRRAGIRRAVALTHGHEAGWAALPGARTALRRIGRGVDVTTYLGEYTRVRLARVLDGVTELRRLAPGVDVDTYHPGVDGERVRVRLGLADRPVVVCVSRLVPRKGQDMLIRAMPEIRRRVPDAALLVVGGGPYRAALAKLARQTGVDRDVVFTGSVPSAELPAHYAAGDVYAMPCRTRNRGLDVEGLGIVYLEASATGLPVVAGDSGGAPDAVREGETGYVVPGRDVAQLADRVATLLADRDLARQLGAAGRAWVEREWRWETQAERMAALLAG comes from the coding sequence ATGAGCCGCACCTTGCTGATCACCAACGACTTCCCGCCGCGCCCCGGCGGCATCCAGTCGTTCGTGCACAACCTGGCGGTGCGCCAGCCCCCCGGCTCCGTGGTGGTCTACGCGTCGAGCTGGCGGGGCGCGGCGAAGTTCGACGCCGACCAGCCCTTCGAGGTGGTCCGGGAACGGACCAAGGTGCTGCTGCCCACCCCGCTCGTGGCCCGCCGGGCGGCGCGGCTGGCCCGGGCGTACGACTGCGACACGGTCTGGTTCGGCGCGGCGGCCCCGCTGGGGCTGCTCGCGGCGGGGCTGCGCCGGCGGGCCGGGATCCGCCGGGCGGTGGCGCTCACCCACGGGCACGAGGCCGGCTGGGCAGCGCTGCCCGGCGCCCGGACGGCGCTGCGCCGGATCGGCCGGGGCGTCGACGTCACCACCTACCTCGGTGAGTACACCCGGGTCCGGCTGGCCCGGGTGCTCGACGGGGTGACCGAGCTGCGCCGGCTCGCCCCCGGCGTCGACGTGGACACCTACCACCCCGGCGTCGACGGCGAGCGGGTGCGGGTGCGGCTGGGGCTGGCCGACCGCCCGGTCGTGGTCTGCGTCTCGCGCCTGGTCCCGCGCAAGGGGCAGGACATGCTCATCCGGGCGATGCCGGAGATCCGCCGCCGGGTGCCGGACGCGGCCCTGCTGGTGGTCGGCGGCGGCCCCTACCGGGCGGCGCTTGCGAAGCTGGCCCGGCAGACCGGGGTCGACCGCGACGTCGTGTTCACCGGCTCGGTGCCCTCGGCCGAGCTGCCGGCGCACTACGCCGCCGGTGACGTCTACGCGATGCCCTGCCGGACCCGCAACCGGGGCCTGGACGTCGAGGGACTGGGGATCGTCTACCTGGAGGCCAGCGCGACCGGGCTGCCGGTGGTGGCGGGCGACTCCGGTGGCGCGCCGGACGCCGTCCGCGAGGGCGAGACCGGCTACGTGGTCCCGGGCCGGGACGTGGCCCAGCTCGCCGACCGGGTGGCCACCCTGCTCGCCGACCGGGACCTGGCCCGCCAGCTCGGCGCCGCCGGCCGCGCCTGGGTCGAGCGGGAGTGGCGCTGGGAGACCCAGGCCGAGCGGATGGCCGCCCTGCTCGCCGGCTGA